A part of Chitinimonas koreensis genomic DNA contains:
- a CDS encoding bifunctional diguanylate cyclase/phosphodiesterase: MNQRPQSSSGIFDRFAALMLLLLLALLCGLAWLMLRTADQQNLAAIRAEETLVRALLDQSRRQLPPTLYDYAQWDDMYRRVGLPAKADLAWFDESTTETIHSKLKIDLMLLVDVDGRVDRLMYKGKLLDPAGFDLARLPDWRALIDAVLRQPPAGEATLRDLAWNDHAYWVAAQRIAAQSPGPQDGRRALLFARRVDTARMLDLLAAQRLPDLALHDAPRPEAACVAATPLTGVQARYLCWTPIRSGSAFLQALALPATLLILLMVGLCYALLLDGRQRHRALQAKAERQAGQRGATVALVGHIYTHRHDETQDEAAFWRGFARLVGQTLRVRRVHLLLYTDDADGVRTVVDLDVAADRPAEGKAPRRPADQRQVLAERYLLVTGSPNPGACAAIMRDGKLIGELSVEHGGTVEWASEDANFLVTAAALAALSLESSTRRGVEHSLHRQVYFDPLTGLSSALRLSQELDSRRTDWTGAVVVAVVRIEGLEDINLLYGREAGDRLLVILAGRLTAALGDDELAARSGGKRFDLLFHAGDAESGRRRLADLEDRLGAPCQLDSGVYRPQCRIGAVFCNAGVLSLARLQEASLALDYAQHSNQDKVVWYDARLRALSERRLALAQALRQALSQGGLSLVYQPYVDAHSGQPVGAEVLLRWTHAAFGAVSPAEFIPIAEESGLIGELGDWVVDTALAQLRRWRDELPVVLKLAINLSPRQLADPALALRLFTAMARHDVGCSGIEFEVTEGLALESSPVITANLQALQAAEIDIAIDDFGTGYATFSYLRRYKVEKIKLDKLFIDGVNDEAAQLLVRSMITMGKGLGAGVTAEGVEHEAQWRLLRDMGCDYIQGYYFGRPMAAEAFEKWVDERMHGDGIDI; this comes from the coding sequence TTGAACCAGCGGCCCCAGTCGTCGTCCGGCATCTTCGACCGCTTCGCCGCGTTGATGCTGCTGCTGTTGCTGGCCCTCTTGTGCGGCCTGGCCTGGCTGATGCTGCGCACCGCCGACCAGCAGAACCTGGCCGCCATCCGCGCCGAGGAGACGCTGGTGCGCGCGCTGCTCGACCAGTCGCGCCGCCAGCTGCCGCCCACGCTGTACGACTACGCGCAGTGGGACGACATGTACCGGCGCGTCGGCCTGCCGGCCAAGGCCGATCTCGCCTGGTTCGACGAGAGCACCACCGAGACCATCCACAGCAAGCTCAAGATCGACCTGATGCTGCTGGTCGACGTCGACGGCCGGGTCGACCGGCTGATGTACAAGGGCAAGCTGCTCGACCCGGCCGGCTTCGACCTGGCGCGCCTGCCCGACTGGCGCGCGCTGATCGACGCGGTGCTGCGCCAGCCGCCGGCCGGCGAGGCGACCCTGCGCGACCTGGCCTGGAACGACCATGCCTACTGGGTCGCCGCCCAGCGCATCGCGGCCCAGTCGCCGGGCCCGCAGGACGGCCGCCGCGCGCTGCTGTTCGCCCGCCGGGTCGATACCGCCCGCATGCTCGACCTGCTGGCTGCCCAGCGGCTGCCCGACCTTGCCCTGCACGATGCGCCGCGGCCCGAGGCCGCCTGCGTCGCCGCCACGCCGCTCACCGGCGTGCAGGCGCGCTACCTGTGCTGGACGCCGATCCGCAGCGGCAGCGCCTTCCTGCAGGCGCTGGCCTTGCCGGCGACGCTGCTGATCCTGCTGATGGTCGGGCTGTGCTATGCGCTGCTGCTCGACGGCCGCCAGCGCCACCGCGCGCTGCAGGCCAAGGCCGAACGGCAGGCCGGCCAGCGCGGCGCCACGGTCGCGCTGGTCGGCCACATCTATACCCACCGCCACGACGAGACCCAGGACGAAGCCGCCTTCTGGCGCGGCTTCGCCCGCCTGGTCGGCCAGACGCTGCGGGTCCGCCGGGTGCACCTGCTGCTGTATACCGACGATGCCGACGGCGTCCGCACGGTGGTCGATCTGGACGTCGCCGCCGACCGGCCGGCCGAGGGCAAAGCGCCGCGGCGGCCGGCCGACCAGCGCCAGGTGCTGGCCGAGCGCTACCTGCTCGTCACCGGCAGCCCGAACCCCGGCGCCTGCGCGGCCATCATGCGCGACGGCAAGCTGATCGGCGAACTGTCGGTCGAGCACGGCGGGACGGTCGAGTGGGCTTCGGAAGATGCCAACTTCCTGGTCACCGCCGCCGCGCTGGCCGCGCTGTCGCTGGAAAGCTCGACCCGGCGCGGGGTCGAGCACAGCCTGCACCGGCAGGTCTACTTCGATCCGCTGACCGGGCTCTCCAGCGCGCTGCGGCTGAGCCAGGAGCTCGACAGCCGGCGCACCGACTGGACCGGCGCGGTGGTGGTGGCGGTGGTGCGCATCGAGGGGCTGGAGGACATCAACCTGCTGTACGGCCGCGAGGCCGGCGACCGGCTGCTGGTGATCCTGGCCGGCCGGCTGACCGCCGCGCTCGGCGACGACGAGCTGGCGGCGCGCAGCGGCGGCAAGCGTTTCGACCTGCTGTTCCATGCCGGCGACGCCGAATCGGGCCGGCGCCGGCTGGCCGACCTGGAGGATCGGCTCGGCGCGCCGTGCCAGCTCGACAGCGGCGTCTACCGGCCGCAATGCCGCATCGGCGCGGTGTTCTGCAATGCCGGCGTGCTCAGCCTGGCGCGGCTGCAGGAAGCGAGCCTGGCGCTCGACTACGCCCAGCACAGCAACCAGGACAAGGTGGTGTGGTACGACGCCCGCCTGCGCGCGCTGTCGGAGCGCCGGCTGGCGCTGGCCCAGGCGCTGCGCCAGGCGCTGAGCCAGGGCGGGCTGTCGCTGGTCTACCAGCCCTATGTCGACGCCCACAGCGGCCAGCCGGTCGGCGCCGAGGTGCTGCTGCGCTGGACCCACGCCGCCTTCGGCGCGGTCTCGCCGGCCGAATTCATCCCGATCGCCGAAGAAAGCGGGCTGATCGGCGAGCTCGGCGACTGGGTGGTCGACACCGCGCTGGCGCAGCTGCGGCGCTGGCGCGACGAATTGCCGGTGGTACTCAAGCTGGCCATCAACCTGTCGCCGCGCCAGCTGGCCGACCCGGCGCTGGCGCTGCGGCTGTTCACCGCGATGGCGCGCCACGACGTCGGCTGCAGCGGCATCGAGTTCGAGGTCACCGAGGGCCTGGCGCTCGAATCGTCGCCGGTCATCACCGCCAACCTGCAGGCACTGCAGGCGGCCGAGATCGACATCGCGATCGACGACTTCGGCACCGGCTATGCCACCTTCAGCTACCTGCGCCGCTACAAGGTCGAGAAGATCAAGCTGGACAAGCTGTTCATCGACGGCGTCAACGACGAGGCGGCGCAACTGCTGGTGCGCAGCATGATCACCATGGGCAAGGGCCTGGGCGCCGGCGTCACCGCCGAGGGCGTCGAGCACGAGGCGCAATGGCGGCTGCTGCGCGACATGGGCTGCGACTACATCCAGGGCTATTACTTCGGCCGGCCGATGGCGGCCGAGGCGTTCGAGAAATGGGTGGACGAGCGGATGCACGGCGACGGGATCGACATCTGA